One stretch of Buteo buteo chromosome Z, bButBut1.hap1.1, whole genome shotgun sequence DNA includes these proteins:
- the LOC142027039 gene encoding avidin-like has translation MLRSPAAMGSGAFALALALALAACVAPAERKCLLSGSWRSDTGCRMVVSVLSKDGRFSGSYLPGPAAGNSEILTSPLEGSQQDARLVPHPTFSFIVHWQLRDSDTTRTTAFLGQCYTGTNGEETLHALWLLREAADSPAEDWKATRVGTSIFTRIK, from the exons ATGCTCCGCAGCCCCGCGGCCATGGGGAGCGGTGCCTTTGCCCTGGCCCTCGCCCTGGCCCTGGCGGCGTGCGTCGCCCCTGCGGAGAGGAAG TGCCTTCTCTCCGGGTCATGGCGGAGCGACACTGGCTGCCGGATGGTCGTGTCCGTCCTCAGCAAGGACGGCAGATTCTCCGGTTCCTACCTGCCGGGCCCTGCCGCCGGCAACTCTGAAATCCTCACTTCACCACTGGAGGGGTCCCAGCAGGATGCGAGGTTGGTCCCGCATCCCACCTTCTCCTTCATCGTGCACTGGCAGCTCCGAG ACTCGGACACAACCCGGACAACTGCCTTCCTGGGCCAGTGCTACACCGGCACCAACGGGGAAGAGACCCTGCATGCCCTGTGGCTCCTGCGAGAGGCGGCCGACAGCCCCGCTGAGGACTGGAAAGCCACCCG GGTTGGCACCAGCATTTTCACCCgaataaaataa
- the CREB3 gene encoding cyclic AMP-responsive element-binding protein 3, whose protein sequence is MSSPKDLSAFINEDLLDFILKDDVPGPELPEVEDDLMQDWGMLEDKVLDKEIDDFLNSLMTFADEPGTLLDCLPANSDSSISEGQLPSCSPDSNLASGSWSSGVVHTDHNYSLHAHWPMLESTMSDMAQGGASVDLGTGMGLEGISKALEQEQSSSLPIAVDAGPQLSTFPRLVLTEEEKELLAKEGISLPTHKPLNKTQERLLKKVRQRIRNKHSASDSRRRRKMYVDDLERRLETCTAQNQKLEKKVELLQKQNMSLLKQLQKLQASMRQSKTATTITTCGMVVVLSLCLTVPPSLCLPGRRERKLEIRVQTQRIRKVPNQAAPDAQEGAVAEELSSQPEEPSTSGSLSPSGEEGQSAPKTDARSSVNSNSSSDPPMAEGSEPGRPQPQQQHVESGPVQTVVSMVWKNGSQEERQHAATVVIEHHRANGM, encoded by the exons ATGTCATCCCCAAAGGATCTGTCTGCCTTTATAAATGAGGACCTGCTTGACTTCATCCTCAAGGATGATGTTCCTGGCCCTGAACTCCCAGAGGTGGAGGACGATCTGATGCAAGACTGGGGCATGCTAGAGGACAAG GTCCTAGACAAGGAGATAGATGACTTCCTCAACTCCTTGATGACCTTTGCAGATGAACCAGGCACACTACTGGATTGTTTGCCTGCCAACAGtgacagcagcatttctgaggGTCAGCTTCCCTCCTGTAGCCCTGATAGCAACCTTGCCAGCGGCTCTTGGAGCTCAGGCGTTGTGCACACCGATCACAACTATTCCCTCCATGCACATTGGCCTATGCTGGAAAGCACGATGTCTGACATGGCACAAGGAGGTGCTTCCGTCGACCTTG ggacagggatgggttTGGAAGGCATAAGCAAGGCACTGGAACAGGAACAGAGCTCCAGTTTGCCCATTGCTGTGGACGCCGGACCACAGCTT tCCACGTTCCCAAGGCTGGTCCTtacagaggaggagaaggagctcCTGGCGAAAGAAGGTATTTCATTGCCAACCCATAAGCCACTGAACAAG ACTCAAGAGCGGCTTCTGAAGAAAGTGCGTCAGAGGATCCGGAACAAGCATTCAGCCTCTGATAGTCGTCGCAGGAGGAAGATGTATGTGGATGACCTGGAACGCAG GTTGGAAACCTGCACCGCTCAGAACCAGAAGCTGGAGAAGAAGgtggagctgctgcagaagcagaacaT GTCACTGCTGAAGCAGTTGCAGAAGCTGCAGGCCTCCATGAGACAATCCAAAACCGCAACTACAATAACAACCTGCGGCATG GTCGTGGTTCTGTCCTTATGCCTCACGGTCCCACCCAGCCTCTGCTtgcctgggaggagggagagaaagctggagatcAGGG TGCAGACACAGCGCATCCGCAAGGTCCCCAACCAGGCAGCACCTGATGCGCAGGAGGGTGCTGTGGCTGAGGAGCTCAGCTCACAGCCGGAGGAACCCTCGACATCTGGCAGCCTCAGTCCCTCCGGGGAAGAGGGGCAGAGTGCTCCCAAGACGGATGCCAGATCTTCTGTCAACAGCAACTCATCCTCCGACCCTCCGATGGCAGAAGGCTCTGAGCCGGGCCGtccccagcctcagcagcagcatgtcGAGAGCGGCCCTGTGCAAACGGTGGTGTCGATGGTGTGGAAGAACGGGTCGCAGGAGGAAAGGCAGCACGCTGCCACGGTTGTCATTGAGCATCACCGTGCCAATGGGATGTga